From Dehalococcoidia bacterium, a single genomic window includes:
- a CDS encoding hemolysin family protein produces the protein MSVSLSWALGQLEPRPTAEAIQITGVPVHLGAIALGLGLLSYALVNAVEIAVVGANRIRVLHLMEQGSKAARALHRLQMAKERFFTFIVILQNLSVIVASTAGGLLAGQALGGVGGLALGTGLLTLGLAILGEVVPKVLAAHSGVTFPLLVAGPVEGLMRLLSPVLVPLAAMPAWVARRLLGEQAGVPLAVTEAELRTLIDIGAEQGGLERREAELLERVFRFGDRRVREVMVPRTEIVWLEKSMTLADLYRVFSQHPHTRFPVYDGSVDQVVGIVNIKDVLRGLAQGELSKESPIEWAMRPALFVPESKRVVDLFTEMQSSGQQMAVVVDEFGGTAGIVTLEMLLEEMVGVVSDELRPAQPQFVPLDERTYRIDGGMSIDDANQELGLGLPKGDYETVAGFILDHLGRIPQEGEQFVYNGLRIAVTRMSGRKIEEVVVTRLGEGGL, from the coding sequence ATGAGCGTTTCCCTATCTTGGGCGTTAGGCCAGCTGGAGCCTCGCCCGACTGCAGAAGCCATACAGATCACCGGCGTCCCCGTCCACCTGGGGGCCATCGCTTTGGGGCTGGGCCTCCTCTCATATGCTTTGGTCAACGCTGTGGAGATCGCCGTGGTGGGGGCCAATCGCATTCGTGTCCTCCACCTGATGGAGCAGGGTAGCAAGGCGGCCAGGGCCCTGCACCGTCTGCAGATGGCTAAGGAGCGTTTCTTCACCTTTATCGTCATCCTGCAGAACCTCTCGGTCATCGTGGCCTCTACCGCTGGGGGCCTGTTGGCGGGGCAGGCGCTAGGCGGGGTGGGGGGGCTGGCCCTGGGCACGGGCCTCCTCACCTTAGGGCTGGCCATCTTGGGGGAGGTGGTGCCCAAGGTGCTGGCGGCCCACAGTGGCGTCACCTTCCCCCTTTTGGTGGCAGGGCCGGTGGAGGGGCTCATGCGCCTCCTCTCGCCTGTGCTAGTGCCCCTTGCCGCCATGCCGGCCTGGGTGGCCCGGCGGCTATTGGGCGAGCAGGCTGGGGTGCCGCTGGCGGTGACGGAGGCCGAGCTGCGCACCCTCATCGACATCGGCGCCGAGCAAGGGGGCCTTGAACGGCGAGAGGCGGAGCTCTTGGAGAGGGTTTTCCGCTTTGGTGACAGGCGGGTGCGGGAGGTGATGGTGCCCCGTACGGAGATCGTGTGGCTGGAGAAGTCCATGACCCTGGCTGACCTTTATCGCGTCTTCTCCCAGCACCCCCATACCCGCTTCCCCGTCTATGATGGCTCGGTGGACCAGGTGGTGGGCATCGTCAACATAAAGGACGTGTTACGGGGCCTGGCTCAGGGGGAGCTGAGCAAGGAGAGCCCCATCGAGTGGGCTATGCGCCCCGCCCTCTTCGTCCCAGAGAGCAAGCGGGTGGTGGACCTCTTCACCGAGATGCAAAGCAGTGGTCAACAGATGGCGGTGGTGGTGGACGAGTTTGGGGGCACGGCTGGCATCGTCACCTTGGAGATGTTGCTAGAGGAGATGGTCGGGGTCGTGAGCGACGAGCTGCGTCCTGCCCAGCCCCAGTTCGTGCCCTTGGACGAGCGCACATATCGCATCGATGGCGGTATGAGTATCGATGACGCCAACCAGGAGCTGGGGCTGGGCTTACCCAAGGGTGACTACGAGACGGTGGCAGGGTTCATCCTAGACCACTTGGGCCGCATACCACAAGAGGGGGAGCAGTTCGTCTATAACGGTCTGCGTATCGCCGTCACCCGCATGTCCGGACGCAAGATCGAAGAGGTGGTGGTGACCAGGTTAGGGGAGGGTGGGCTATGA